A genomic stretch from Leptotrichia sp. HSP-536 includes:
- a CDS encoding PD-(D/E)XK nuclease family protein, with translation MKITYKGIGSDLKNILFEEFEKNEKTLFVFENSASFFEIKREFLQNEEIQQKLGIFQNFKMMNSYDFYENVFITDKIVVKEEKQVVLFYNSLDEKLKKRLEVSSYYDIIDIAYNYYNLFAELQEHKIDLENIELENWQKNLFETLKMVDEKVKETCQMKGLILPYMLRNVENISDNFLGKYKKICFVNKVRFSPFEKEIVKNFEEKGIIVENILQLSENDFDTKELKINESFSLPAKEIFDAKDINIEIHEFSSKFGELLGLVRKLEEVEKESKKASKKNGALGENYRIFDAQENAEEAKNDYHLLKQKKISSNLEITMKDTKIYKILNLIYNLLDNMKEINRKDKEKLFLFRVKDFYDAYKSNDLLNIFDLKDSYYIFQNLASKDYKYISREELERINQEDLKKLEKENQKEKFKDIYKKRMAAIGKIINFVEELEKVYEYTTLKEYGDYLEKIYLNNEEKVKQDKNVKDKYFEALSEMVVLEDFSFDNLWDKFFNENISANLLKLFLKYLDKKSIGLNLEETTEEDLENRFSINSFQNISENTKENIIILNLQDSFPKIKMNNFLFSKIQRAKMGLPTSDDKKLIEMFKIYQNILSAKNVYLAYVKDLEKNIDSASVIEELKLKYGIEVIEGEISEAEELYFVKKYFLKDRKEKWDKKEIGEFIQSKLEKDLGKINAEKLSLGYYSFEKMRDFEYGYYLEKLIGEQEVEKIEDELNVKIFGTIIHAFYENVVMKNKADLENKTFEIDRNQLAEILENVINSFEYKVPKEYLEFYKKVSFEEILNSAEKYFEKLIKKLETEKNIQIYFEERIKLSSEKELFENVSINGVTDLHIKTSDKNYLFDYKSGKLRDEKKGYKTDKVYKAMEQLDYYSLMLENDNIEKIIVDTWEGALVSDERTEDKKLTKENIEEVISRYRNSEFYDLGNFKDSKNYFYKEYANICRREDELSDEDE, from the coding sequence ATGAAAATTACTTATAAAGGGATTGGCTCTGATTTAAAGAATATATTGTTTGAAGAGTTTGAAAAAAATGAGAAGACACTTTTTGTATTTGAAAATTCGGCTTCGTTTTTTGAGATAAAAAGGGAATTTTTACAGAATGAGGAAATACAGCAGAAATTGGGAATTTTTCAGAATTTTAAGATGATGAATAGTTATGATTTTTATGAGAATGTCTTTATTACTGATAAAATTGTGGTAAAAGAGGAAAAGCAGGTTGTACTGTTTTATAATTCTTTGGACGAAAAGCTGAAGAAAAGGCTGGAAGTGTCGAGTTATTACGATATTATTGATATTGCCTATAATTATTACAATTTGTTTGCAGAATTGCAGGAGCATAAGATTGATTTGGAAAATATTGAATTGGAAAATTGGCAGAAAAATTTGTTTGAAACGTTGAAAATGGTGGATGAAAAGGTGAAAGAGACTTGTCAAATGAAAGGTTTGATTTTGCCGTATATGCTTAGAAATGTGGAAAATATTTCAGATAATTTTTTAGGAAAATATAAAAAGATTTGTTTTGTGAATAAAGTCAGATTTTCTCCGTTTGAAAAGGAAATTGTGAAAAATTTTGAGGAAAAGGGAATAATTGTGGAAAATATTTTGCAATTGTCAGAAAATGATTTTGATACGAAAGAATTGAAAATAAATGAAAGTTTTTCGTTGCCAGCGAAAGAGATTTTTGATGCGAAAGATATAAATATAGAAATTCATGAATTTAGCAGTAAATTTGGAGAATTGCTGGGGCTAGTGAGAAAATTGGAGGAAGTTGAGAAGGAGAGTAAAAAGGCAAGTAAGAAAAATGGAGCTTTGGGAGAAAATTATAGGATTTTTGATGCACAGGAAAATGCTGAAGAGGCGAAAAATGACTATCATCTTTTAAAACAGAAAAAAATTTCTTCAAATTTGGAAATAACTATGAAAGATACCAAGATATACAAAATCTTGAATTTGATTTACAATTTGCTGGACAATATGAAAGAAATTAATAGAAAAGATAAGGAAAAATTATTTTTGTTTCGGGTGAAAGATTTTTATGATGCATATAAATCTAATGATTTGCTAAATATTTTTGATTTAAAAGACAGCTACTACATCTTTCAGAATTTGGCTTCAAAAGATTATAAATACATTTCGAGAGAGGAATTGGAGCGAATTAATCAAGAAGATTTGAAAAAATTGGAAAAAGAGAATCAAAAGGAGAAATTTAAGGACATTTATAAAAAAAGAATGGCGGCTATCGGTAAAATTATTAATTTTGTTGAAGAACTGGAAAAAGTTTACGAGTATACGACATTGAAGGAATATGGCGATTATTTGGAAAAAATTTATTTGAATAATGAGGAGAAAGTGAAACAGGACAAGAATGTAAAAGACAAGTATTTTGAGGCTTTGTCGGAAATGGTCGTGCTGGAAGATTTTAGCTTTGACAATTTGTGGGATAAATTTTTTAATGAAAATATTTCAGCCAATTTATTAAAATTATTTTTGAAATATTTGGATAAAAAGTCGATTGGATTGAACTTGGAGGAAACTACTGAAGAAGATTTGGAAAATAGGTTTTCGATAAATTCGTTTCAAAATATTTCTGAAAATACGAAAGAAAATATAATTATTTTAAATTTGCAGGACTCATTCCCAAAAATAAAAATGAATAACTTTTTATTCTCGAAAATTCAACGTGCAAAAATGGGACTTCCAACAAGCGATGACAAAAAATTAATTGAAATGTTTAAAATTTATCAAAATATACTAAGTGCGAAAAATGTGTATTTAGCATATGTTAAGGATTTGGAGAAAAATATTGATTCGGCGAGCGTTATCGAGGAATTGAAATTAAAGTATGGAATTGAAGTGATAGAAGGTGAAATAAGTGAAGCGGAAGAGCTTTATTTTGTGAAAAAATATTTCTTGAAGGATAGAAAAGAGAAATGGGATAAAAAGGAAATTGGGGAGTTTATTCAATCAAAATTGGAGAAAGACCTTGGGAAAATAAATGCTGAAAAACTGAGCTTGGGATATTATTCATTTGAGAAAATGAGAGATTTTGAGTATGGGTATTATTTGGAAAAATTGATAGGGGAACAGGAAGTTGAAAAGATTGAAGACGAACTAAATGTTAAGATATTTGGAACGATAATTCACGCTTTTTACGAAAATGTCGTTATGAAAAATAAGGCAGACTTGGAAAATAAAACTTTTGAAATTGATAGAAACCAGCTGGCAGAAATTTTGGAAAATGTAATAAATTCATTTGAGTACAAAGTTCCTAAAGAATATTTGGAATTTTACAAAAAAGTTTCCTTTGAAGAAATTTTAAATTCAGCGGAAAAATATTTTGAAAAATTAATTAAGAAGCTGGAAACTGAAAAAAATATTCAAATTTATTTTGAAGAGAGAATAAAATTATCTTCGGAGAAAGAGCTGTTTGAGAATGTGTCTATTAATGGAGTTACAGATTTGCATATAAAAACGAGTGATAAAAATTATTTATTTGATTATAAGTCAGGGAAATTGAGAGATGAAAAAAAGGGTTATAAAACTGACAAAGTTTATAAAGCAATGGAACAGCTAGATTACTATTCATTAATGCTGGAAAATGACAATATTGAAAAAATTATTGTAGATACTTGGGAAGGTGCGTTAGTATCAGATGAGAGAACTGAAGATAAAAAATTAACTAAGGAAAATATTGAGGAAGTAATTAGCAGATACAGAAATAGCGAATTTTATGATTTGGGCAATTTCAAAGATTCAAAAAATTATTTTTATAAAGAATATGCAAATATTTGTAGAAGGGAGGATGAATTAAGCGATGAAGACGAATAA
- a CDS encoding UvrD-helicase domain-containing protein, producing the protein MKTNNIILKASAGTGKTYRLSLEFIANLIRGVNYKNIVVMTFTKKATAEIKERIYDFLHQIAFDEGNGIELEKNLKEIYKFDNLNKKELQNIYFEMIKNKEDIRISTIDGFTNQIFKNAIAPYFNVYNYETLDKETDEFYTKVLIKIIENKENFENFKFIFDEKKEKKNIKTYMKIIEEILEMQSKFLLARDFEMPENNSKVSYNFLNSLDDMIETLKEAANKKGSKSIYRKSYENFFFEYTKILENQEFSENEKSKEKLELVKQNKGLLIMVKEKEPYWKNSVVSDTKKFDMSAEKESVEKSKDQLKERLSKYIYLTEVLPLDKKLKNIAQTIFNIAKKIKISSKKFTHNDILVYTYEFIFNKELKFVENDKVTEEFLELIGGKIDTIMIDEFQDTSILQWKILKLMLNTSENIICVGDEKQSIYNWRGGEKELFEKLETMIEGNVQTLDKSYRSYKQIIENVNKIFNGYDIDWNYTDSSYREDEEYKRGYFGYFIQEAKKEKEKIYTKIVDMIKNGQIKNLGKSAVICRKNAHLKEIAAALNEAKIPYTLESKATILEYKPIVSMYQLIKFFAFDNFKYLLEFVRSDLIGGLNSHVKYLLENRNEIIKYFNENSKIKGFEEFINIQKDDEIKGKLLEYKKINTLERNGLIFEEIIEKIKELRALSINLNDKYQKENFSRKLVENFEITKFYSTNSDLKNIFIFFNILKKYNNLYEFVTFIEEEKENVKQVSSKDVNAINLMTIHASKGLEFDTVFYYKRESNKGNSNKNNFKSYLDFDEKFNNVKKFVILFTDYDKKMVENELSEMKDKNSKKEEMEEINNDYVALTRAKKNLILLFDAEISKEKGYTDPLAKRVIDVYKDENKYAIGEIVESEIPEETTDTSDVKVSDNLLKTYFDDDKFAVKKSSNTLENEFKRKKGLAMHYYFEHILNDLENDKIVAKSALYSRYGNMLGKNIVENLIERVDKFISENLEIYSSKYKVYTEFEIYDSCGKKRIIDRINIDEKNKKIHIYDYKTGFEPETNEKYQEQINEYKEILKNKIYGYEIVAKLLEV; encoded by the coding sequence ATGAAGACGAATAATATAATTTTGAAAGCTAGTGCAGGAACGGGGAAAACGTATAGATTGTCGCTAGAATTTATAGCTAATTTGATAAGAGGTGTTAATTATAAAAATATAGTCGTGATGACTTTTACGAAAAAAGCTACAGCTGAAATTAAAGAGAGAATTTATGATTTTTTACATCAAATCGCTTTTGACGAGGGTAACGGAATAGAATTAGAAAAAAATTTAAAAGAAATCTATAAATTTGATAATTTGAATAAAAAGGAATTGCAGAATATTTATTTTGAAATGATAAAAAATAAAGAGGATATTCGGATTTCCACAATCGACGGTTTTACTAACCAAATCTTTAAAAATGCAATAGCACCATATTTTAATGTTTATAATTATGAAACTTTGGATAAGGAAACGGATGAATTTTACACTAAAGTTTTGATAAAAATAATTGAAAATAAAGAAAATTTTGAAAATTTCAAATTTATTTTTGATGAGAAAAAAGAGAAAAAAAATATAAAAACATATATGAAGATTATTGAAGAAATACTGGAAATGCAGTCGAAGTTTCTTTTGGCACGGGATTTTGAGATGCCAGAGAATAACAGTAAAGTATCGTATAATTTTTTAAATAGCTTAGATGATATGATAGAAACGTTAAAGGAAGCAGCTAATAAAAAAGGAAGTAAAAGTATTTATAGAAAATCATATGAAAATTTTTTCTTTGAGTATACAAAAATTTTAGAAAATCAGGAGTTCAGTGAAAATGAAAAATCAAAAGAAAAATTAGAATTAGTTAAGCAAAATAAAGGTTTGTTAATAATGGTTAAAGAAAAAGAACCATATTGGAAAAATTCTGTTGTAAGCGACACTAAAAAATTTGATATGTCAGCTGAAAAAGAAAGTGTTGAAAAAAGTAAAGACCAGCTGAAAGAAAGATTATCTAAATATATTTATTTAACAGAAGTCCTGCCGTTAGACAAAAAATTAAAAAATATTGCTCAAACGATATTTAACATTGCCAAAAAAATAAAAATTTCTTCAAAAAAATTTACTCACAATGATATTTTGGTGTACACGTACGAATTTATTTTCAATAAGGAATTAAAATTTGTAGAAAATGACAAAGTTACGGAAGAATTTCTTGAATTAATTGGTGGAAAAATAGATACAATAATGATTGATGAGTTTCAAGATACAAGCATTTTGCAGTGGAAAATTTTGAAATTAATGTTGAATACTTCAGAAAATATTATTTGTGTTGGTGATGAAAAACAAAGTATTTATAACTGGCGTGGCGGTGAAAAGGAATTATTTGAAAAATTGGAAACAATGATTGAAGGAAATGTTCAAACTTTGGATAAATCGTATAGAAGTTACAAGCAAATTATCGAAAATGTTAATAAAATATTTAACGGATATGACATTGACTGGAATTATACGGATTCTAGCTACAGAGAAGATGAAGAGTATAAAAGAGGATATTTTGGGTATTTCATCCAAGAGGCAAAGAAAGAGAAAGAAAAAATTTATACAAAAATTGTTGATATGATAAAAAATGGTCAAATCAAAAATTTAGGTAAAAGTGCAGTTATCTGCCGTAAAAATGCTCATTTAAAAGAAATCGCAGCAGCATTAAATGAGGCGAAAATTCCGTATACACTTGAAAGTAAAGCAACGATTTTGGAGTATAAGCCGATTGTTTCAATGTACCAGTTAATTAAATTTTTTGCATTTGATAATTTTAAATATTTACTGGAATTTGTAAGAAGTGACTTGATTGGCGGATTGAATAGCCACGTAAAGTATCTGCTTGAAAATAGAAATGAGATTATAAAGTATTTTAATGAAAATTCTAAAATAAAAGGTTTTGAAGAGTTTATTAACATCCAAAAAGATGACGAGATAAAAGGAAAACTTTTAGAATATAAAAAAATTAATACTTTAGAAAGAAATGGTTTAATTTTTGAAGAAATTATCGAGAAAATTAAAGAATTGAGAGCATTGTCGATAAACTTGAATGATAAATATCAAAAAGAAAATTTTTCAAGAAAACTTGTTGAGAACTTTGAGATAACGAAATTTTATTCTACAAACAGTGATTTGAAGAATATTTTTATATTTTTTAACATTTTAAAAAAATACAATAATTTGTATGAATTTGTAACATTTATCGAGGAAGAAAAGGAAAATGTGAAACAGGTTAGCAGCAAGGATGTTAATGCAATAAATTTGATGACAATTCACGCTTCAAAAGGATTGGAATTTGATACGGTATTTTATTACAAAAGAGAATCAAATAAAGGAAATTCAAATAAAAATAATTTTAAAAGTTATTTAGATTTTGATGAAAAATTTAATAATGTGAAAAAATTTGTAATATTGTTTACAGATTATGATAAAAAAATGGTTGAGAATGAATTGAGTGAAATGAAAGATAAAAATTCTAAAAAAGAGGAAATGGAAGAAATTAACAATGATTATGTTGCATTAACTCGTGCTAAAAAAAATCTGATATTATTATTTGATGCTGAAATTTCAAAAGAAAAAGGATATACTGATCCTTTGGCAAAAAGAGTGATTGATGTTTATAAAGATGAAAATAAATATGCAATAGGTGAAATTGTAGAATCGGAAATTCCTGAAGAAACAACAGATACATCAGATGTAAAAGTGAGCGATAATTTACTTAAAACATATTTTGACGATGACAAATTTGCTGTAAAAAAATCTTCAAATACATTGGAAAATGAGTTTAAGCGTAAAAAAGGACTTGCAATGCACTATTACTTTGAGCATATCTTAAATGATTTGGAAAATGATAAAATAGTTGCAAAATCAGCATTGTACAGCCGATATGGAAATATGCTTGGGAAAAATATTGTTGAAAATTTGATAGAGAGAGTAGATAAATTCATTTCGGAAAATTTGGAGATATATAGTTCGAAATATAAAGTTTATACGGAATTTGAAATTTATGATTCTTGTGGAAAAAAGCGAATTATTGACAGAATCAATATTGATGAAAAAAATAAGAAAATTCATATTTATGATTATAAGACTGGATTTGAGCCTGAAACGAACGAGAAGTATCAGGAGCAGATTAATGAATATAAAGAAATTTTGAAAAATAAAATTTATGGATATGAAATAGTTGCTAAATTGTTAGAAGTTTAG
- a CDS encoding manganese-dependent inorganic pyrophosphatase: MSILIFGHKNPDTDTICSAIAYAELKTKLGKDVKAVRLGEINEETKYALNYFKAEKPELVENVAGKEIILVDHNERTQTAEGFEEAKILELIDHHRISNFNVDEPLYARVEPVGCTATIILKLFKENNLVPSKETAGLMLSAIISDTLLFKSPTCTECDVKAGKELAEIAGVNADEYGLEMLKAGTALGDKSEAELLNMDMKIFEIDGAKIGVAQVNTVNEAEVLERKEKLLAEIDNIIAKDGLKFFMLAITNILTNDSTALVSGNGNDVIEKAFGEKVDSNLVTLKGVVSRKKQIIPPLTKAIQG, translated from the coding sequence ATGTCAATATTAATTTTTGGACACAAAAATCCAGATACAGATACAATTTGTTCGGCGATTGCTTATGCGGAACTGAAAACTAAATTGGGAAAAGATGTTAAGGCTGTAAGACTTGGGGAAATTAATGAGGAAACTAAATATGCCTTGAACTATTTTAAAGCTGAAAAACCTGAATTGGTGGAAAATGTGGCTGGAAAAGAGATTATTCTAGTAGATCATAATGAAAGAACTCAAACTGCTGAAGGATTTGAAGAAGCAAAAATTTTGGAACTGATTGATCATCACAGAATTTCAAACTTTAATGTAGACGAGCCTTTGTATGCAAGAGTAGAGCCTGTTGGATGTACTGCGACAATTATTTTGAAATTATTTAAGGAAAATAATCTTGTACCAAGCAAAGAAACTGCTGGACTTATGTTAAGTGCGATTATTTCGGATACATTATTGTTCAAATCTCCAACTTGTACAGAATGTGATGTGAAGGCTGGGAAGGAACTGGCTGAAATTGCTGGAGTAAATGCAGATGAATACGGACTTGAAATGTTAAAGGCTGGAACTGCTCTTGGAGATAAATCTGAAGCAGAACTGTTAAATATGGATATGAAAATCTTTGAAATTGACGGTGCAAAAATCGGCGTAGCACAGGTTAATACTGTAAATGAAGCAGAAGTTTTGGAAAGAAAAGAAAAATTGCTTGCTGAAATTGATAATATTATTGCAAAAGATGGGCTAAAATTCTTTATGCTTGCAATTACAAATATTTTGACAAATGATTCTACGGCTCTTGTTTCAGGTAATGGAAATGATGTTATTGAAAAAGCGTTTGGAGAAAAAGTTGACAGTAATTTGGTGACTTTAAAAGGTGTAGTTTCAAGAAAGAAACAAATTATTCCGCCATTGACAAAAGCAATTCAAGGATAA
- a CDS encoding peptidylprolyl isomerase, protein MKKIVILFSILMLLIVNIANAKRNKTKKTRNTEENKKVEKVEIGSKKFNKIMEEFRLEATIKTTKGDISFYLYPEAAPKNVANFVFLAKKNFYNNLTFHRVIPNALVQGGDYKGNGTGTTGYFLNDEFVKWLNFDYEGILALANSGPNTNSSQFFITMQAISSLNGKHTIIGGTKSREDLGKLRLLRQGDKILDIEIKGKNVNKFLDYFPNEVTEWESKLEKPLPSNEQNETESSQ, encoded by the coding sequence ATGAAAAAAATAGTAATACTATTTAGCATTTTAATGTTATTAATTGTAAATATTGCGAATGCTAAAAGAAACAAAACCAAAAAGACAAGAAATACAGAAGAAAATAAAAAAGTAGAAAAAGTAGAAATAGGAAGTAAAAAATTTAATAAAATAATGGAAGAATTTCGGCTGGAAGCAACTATAAAAACTACAAAAGGGGATATTTCATTTTACTTATATCCTGAAGCAGCTCCTAAAAATGTTGCAAATTTTGTATTTCTGGCAAAAAAAAATTTTTACAATAATTTAACTTTCCATAGAGTTATTCCAAATGCATTAGTGCAAGGTGGAGATTATAAAGGCAATGGAACTGGAACAACAGGTTATTTTCTGAATGACGAATTTGTAAAATGGCTTAATTTTGATTATGAAGGAATACTGGCTCTAGCAAATTCTGGGCCTAATACTAATAGTAGCCAGTTTTTTATAACAATGCAGGCTATAAGCAGTTTAAATGGGAAACATACTATTATTGGTGGAACTAAGTCCCGTGAAGATTTAGGGAAATTAAGATTATTAAGACAAGGTGATAAAATCTTAGATATCGAGATTAAAGGAAAAAATGTCAATAAATTTTTAGATTATTTCCCAAATGAAGTTACAGAATGGGAAAGTAAATTAGAAAAACCTTTACCTTCAAATGAACAAAATGAAACAGAAAGCTCTCAATAA